CGGACTGATCCGTCCCCGCACCACCACGTTCAGCCTCGACGACGCAGTCGGTGCCTACGAGCAGTTGGACGCCGGCGATCTCGACGGTCGTGCGGTGATCGTCCCCTAGGAACTGGGGCGGGGGTGGAAGCCTCGGGACCGTCGGGCGGTTAGCGTTTGCACACACCCGATCCAGGACGGTCTCCCCGATGCCCACCTCCACCACCTGCACCTTCACGAGTCCCCGTGGCCACGAGCTCCACGCGCGGCTGGACCAACCGGACGACGGCCGGCTCCGCGGGGCGGCCCTGTTCGCCCACTGCTTCACCTGCTCCAAGGACCTCAAGGTCGAGAAGCAGATCACCCAGGCCCTCACCGGTCATGGGTTCGCGGTGCTCTCCTTCGACTTCACCGGTCTCGGCCGCAGTGGTGGAGAGTTCGCCGAGACGACGTTCTCGGCCGACGTGGAGGACCTCGTCGCGGCGGCGGCCTACCTCGAGCGCGAGGTGGCGCCGACCACGCTGCTGGTCGGGCACTCCTTGGGCGGGGCAGCCGTCCTGACAGCGGCTCCGCGGATCGACTCGGTCAGCGCCGTCGCCACGATCGGCGCACCGTCGGATCCGACGCACGTCGAGCACCTGCTGTCCGGTGGCCTGGATGAGATCCTCGCCGAAGGGGAGGGGGAGGTCACGATCGCCGGTCGGAACTTCACGATCGGCAAGTCCTTCGTCCACGACCTGGCCACCCACCGGCTGACCGAGCAGCTGCCCGAGCTGGGCCGTGCGCTGCTGGTGATGCACTCCCCTCTGGATCAGACGGTCGGCGTCGACAACGCCCGTGAGATCTACGACGCCGCCAAACATCCGAAGAGCTTCGTGTCGCTGGACCGTGCCGACCATCTGCTGAGCGACCCCATGGATGCCCGGTACGCCGCGCAGGTCATCGCCGCCTGGGCCGAGCGGTATCTGCCCGAATCAGCGATCAGGGACGGCGAGGAGGAGAAGCGGGACTACAGCGCCGACGGGGCGATCTCGACCACGGGAACCGAACTGGCCACGGACGTCGAGTCCCGGGGGTTCACCCTGCGGGTCGACGAACCGGCGTCCGTGGGAGGCACGGAGACCGGGCCCACTCCCTACGACTACCTGGCGACGGCCCTGGCCTCCTGCACGACTCTGACGATCCGGATCTACGCCGACCGGAAGGGCTACCAGCTCGAGTCGGTGACGGCGTCAGTTGACTACGACCGGGTGCACGCCAAGGACTGCGAGCGGTGCGAGCACCAATCCGGTCGGATCGAGCGGTTCACGAAGGTCATCACGCTGGAGGGCGCGCTGTCGGATGACGAGCGGGCAGACCTGCTGCGGGTGGCCGACAAGTGCCCGGTCCACAAGACGCTCCACGGCCAGATCGAGGTGTTCAGCAGCCTCGCATGAGCGTTCCGGCGCGCCCGCCGTTGCGCCGCCTGGCCGACCGGCTGCGTGCGGCCGACCCGGGCTTCGCTCGTGCCCGGTCCGTCGTCCGGTCGTTGGTGGCCGCGGGCCTCGGGGGCGGCATCGCGGCGGGTGTGCTGGCAGCGGCAGGGCAGCCACTGCTGCCGGCGGCCATCGCGGTGTCCGTCGGGCTGCTCGGGGTGCTGACCCTGCCTCCCGGCCTGCCGCGGCCCTGGGCCCCCGCAGCCGCGCTTGGTGCCGCCACGGCCGCGGCGGTCTCCGCGCTCCTCGGCGCCGGGCCGCTCGGGTATGCCGCCGCCATGGTGGTCACCGTCACTGCGGCGTGGGCTTCCCGGTGGGGTCCGGTCGGCGTGTCCGCGGGGTTCCTCGCATTCATCACCAGCTTGTTGTCCCTCCGCATCGGCTACGCCTTTGGCGACATCCCCGGTCTGCTGGTGGCGGTCATCGGCGGCGTTGCCGCGGTCGAGGTCACCGTCCGGGTGCTGCTGCCGGACAACCCGGCGGCGACCGTCCGCCGGCTGCGGGCGTCACTCCTCGCACAACTCTCGGTGCTCGTCGATGCCGTCGACCACCTCGCTGACCTGGGTCCGGGAGGGGGCCGGCAGCGACGGGCCCGCCTGCGGCTGGTCGACGTCCAGGAGACGGCGCTGCAGTTGGACGTCGTCATCGGGGTCGGAGCCTCCGAGAAGTCGGCGCCAGAACAGCGGAGCGGCGCGCTCCGGGCGGCCGTCCTGGACGCCGAGGCGCTGGCCGACCACCTGCTCTGGGCCGTCCTGACCCTGCCGCCGGACCTCACCCGTCAGGACCGCGACCACCTGGTGCAGACGCTGCGACGTGGTCGGGTGGAGTTGGACGAGGATGGTCACCCGGCGGGCCCACTCGTCCCCCGGTTGGGTGGACACGACGACCGGGTCCAGGAGGTGATCGAGCGGCTGGCCGCAGCTGCTCGCCGCTTCAGGCTGGCCGAGATCGACCTGCCGACCCGATCACCGCGCGGGACCGTCCCCGAGCCCGGCAGCGGTCGTGACGTGGCGCTGAAGACCGGTGCGGCCGCGATCCCGACGCTGCTGCTGGGGCTGGCTGTCGCCGAGACCGAGTGGTACTGGGGTGTCATCGCGGCCTACATCGTCGTGACCACGACCACCTCCCGCGGTGAGGGATTCCGCAAGGCCGTCGAGCGGCTGCTCGGAACGGTGGTCGGCGTCGTCGCAGGCATCGGAATCGCCGGGCTGCTGGCCGGCAGCGCGACCCTGGTCACGGTGGCGCTGGTCGGCGTGCTCGCGGCGATGATCTGGGTGTTCCGCGTGAACTACACGCTCTTCACGTTCGCCCTGACCATCGCGATCGCGCTGCTGTACCAGGTGACCGGCATCTTGACGACGGAGGTGATGCTGCTGCGGGTCGCGGAGACGACGATCGGGGTCGTGACCGCCTCGCTGGTGGTCGGCATCGTCCGGCCGGTCTCCAGTCGCCGCACCGTGGATGAGGCCGTCGTGACGCTCCTGCGGGCGCTGGACGACGGACTCCGGCAGGTGCAGACGACCGGCGGCCTGGCGACCGCGTGTCTGCGGGCCATCGACCAGACCGTCTCAGCCGTCCGACAGGCCACGGCACCCTTCGTGACCAGCCTGGCTCTGGCCACAGCCGACGGTCGCGCTGCCCGGTTGCTGGCCACGGCCCTGCGCGTCAGAGCGGCAGCCCTGGCCACCGCCACGCGCGACGACGTGGTGCACCCGGCGGACCTGGGGGCCCTCGCCCACCTCCGCACGCGGACGGCGGCGGTCATCGCCGGAATCGAGCGCGAACCACAGTCGGCCGACCGCCCGCTGGACCGGTCCCCGCTCCCCCCGGGTCAGACCGACGTGGGCGTCATCCTGCGAGCCATCGACGATCGGCTGGCCGGCTACGGGACGGCCCGTGACCTGGACGTCCGCGACGATCCTGGTGCCCTGGCTGCCGGCACCGGACGGGCCGAGGACTGATCGGCCCCCCGCTGCGTGTCCTCTCAGTCCGGATAGCCGGACCAGCGGGACACGATCCGCAGGCTGGTCAGCGAGCCATCGCGTAGAACTCGTCGTTCGGCCGCATCGAGGTCAGGTTGGCCAGTCGGTTCGACATCGCGAAGAACGCGGTGATGGCCCCGATGTCCCAGATCTCGTCGTCGGTCAGGCCGCCGTCCCGCAGTTCCTGGATGTCCTCGTCGGTCACCGACCCGGACTCATCCACCATCTGCAGCGCAAATCCGACGATCAGCCGCTCGCGGTCGGACAGATCGGCCTTCCATGGGTTGGTGGCCAACTGATCGGCGATGAGCGGGTTCTTGGCTCGGATGCGCAGGATGGCGCCGTGGGCGATGACGCAGTAGAGGCAGTCGTTGACCGCACTGGTCGCGACCACGATCATCTCGCGCTCGGCCTTGGACAGTCCCTCCGACTTGTCCATGAGGGCGTCGTGACCGGCGAAGAACGCTCTGAACTCCGCGGGCCGGTGCGCCAGCGCCAGGAACACGTTCGGGATGAAGCCGGATTTCTCCTGGACCGCCTCGATCATCTCGCGGATGTCCTCGGGGAGGTCCTCCAGCTTCGGGACGGGAAAGCGGGAGACGGCGGGAGGCTCGACGGGCATGTGGTCATTGTGGCATGCCGGTACCGGGGGCTAGACGGGCTTGCACCGCTTGTCGTCGATCATCTGCGCGGTTGCGGCGTCGAGGACGTCGATGAGCGGTGACCCGGCAGTCGCTTGGCTGGCCACGCCAACCGACGCGGCAATCGTCTGCCGCGCCAACGACGACGTCAGGCGGGCACGCAGGACGTCGACGAACTCGGGACCACACCGCGGCGCGAGGATCCCGAACCGGTCGCCGGAGATGCGGAAGGCGAGATCGCTGGTCCGGATCGCGTTCGCAAGCACGTCTGCGGCGCGGGAGATCACCTGGTCACCCACCCGGCGTCCCCGGGTGTCGTTCACGACGCTCAGGTCGTCCAGGTCCACGATGGCGATCGCGGTCTGGTGATCATGACGACGGCTTCGGGCCTCCTCCACCTCCAGGGAGGAAGCGAAGGATCGAGCGTTCGGCAGTCCGGTCAGCGCGTCGACGCGGGCCGAGAGCTTGGCCAGATCCATGTGGCGTCGGGTCAACTCCCGTTCGGCCTGGATCGTCAGCTCCCGGTCGATCGAGTCGCCCGCGAAGCGGAGCAGTTGGTCACAGCCCGCCCGGAAGCGAGTCGGCAGCTCGGAGACGCCGAGCAGCAGCCCGGTGCCGCCATCGCCCACGACGGTGATCGGGACGGAGCAGAAGGACTCGATGATGAACTGCTGGTGGATCGACTCCGGGACGGTTCCGGTCACTGCCTGGACGGTGTCCTCGACCAGTCTGACGCCCCCGGCGGCGACCAGGCCGCTCAGGAAACCGGGCGCCCACCCGTCGCTTGTGGTCA
The sequence above is a segment of the Euzebya tangerina genome. Coding sequences within it:
- a CDS encoding bifunctional alpha/beta hydrolase/OsmC family protein, which gives rise to MPTSTTCTFTSPRGHELHARLDQPDDGRLRGAALFAHCFTCSKDLKVEKQITQALTGHGFAVLSFDFTGLGRSGGEFAETTFSADVEDLVAAAAYLEREVAPTTLLVGHSLGGAAVLTAAPRIDSVSAVATIGAPSDPTHVEHLLSGGLDEILAEGEGEVTIAGRNFTIGKSFVHDLATHRLTEQLPELGRALLVMHSPLDQTVGVDNAREIYDAAKHPKSFVSLDRADHLLSDPMDARYAAQVIAAWAERYLPESAIRDGEEEKRDYSADGAISTTGTELATDVESRGFTLRVDEPASVGGTETGPTPYDYLATALASCTTLTIRIYADRKGYQLESVTASVDYDRVHAKDCERCEHQSGRIERFTKVITLEGALSDDERADLLRVADKCPVHKTLHGQIEVFSSLA
- a CDS encoding FUSC family protein codes for the protein MSVPARPPLRRLADRLRAADPGFARARSVVRSLVAAGLGGGIAAGVLAAAGQPLLPAAIAVSVGLLGVLTLPPGLPRPWAPAAALGAATAAAVSALLGAGPLGYAAAMVVTVTAAWASRWGPVGVSAGFLAFITSLLSLRIGYAFGDIPGLLVAVIGGVAAVEVTVRVLLPDNPAATVRRLRASLLAQLSVLVDAVDHLADLGPGGGRQRRARLRLVDVQETALQLDVVIGVGASEKSAPEQRSGALRAAVLDAEALADHLLWAVLTLPPDLTRQDRDHLVQTLRRGRVELDEDGHPAGPLVPRLGGHDDRVQEVIERLAAAARRFRLAEIDLPTRSPRGTVPEPGSGRDVALKTGAAAIPTLLLGLAVAETEWYWGVIAAYIVVTTTTSRGEGFRKAVERLLGTVVGVVAGIGIAGLLAGSATLVTVALVGVLAAMIWVFRVNYTLFTFALTIAIALLYQVTGILTTEVMLLRVAETTIGVVTASLVVGIVRPVSSRRTVDEAVVTLLRALDDGLRQVQTTGGLATACLRAIDQTVSAVRQATAPFVTSLALATADGRAARLLATALRVRAAALATATRDDVVHPADLGALAHLRTRTAAVIAGIEREPQSADRPLDRSPLPPGQTDVGVILRAIDDRLAGYGTARDLDVRDDPGALAAGTGRAED
- a CDS encoding peroxidase-related enzyme (This protein belongs to a clade of uncharacterized proteins related to peroxidases such as the alkylhydroperoxidase AhpD.), translated to MPVEPPAVSRFPVPKLEDLPEDIREMIEAVQEKSGFIPNVFLALAHRPAEFRAFFAGHDALMDKSEGLSKAEREMIVVATSAVNDCLYCVIAHGAILRIRAKNPLIADQLATNPWKADLSDRERLIVGFALQMVDESGSVTDEDIQELRDGGLTDDEIWDIGAITAFFAMSNRLANLTSMRPNDEFYAMAR
- a CDS encoding GGDEF domain-containing response regulator; the protein is MATPLRHPYTGTGSNVLIIEDDLAYRVLLTERLQDQGISVTSSATLFDGLEALGSAEAIDAILLDLGLPDSDGFEALRITADCSSIPVVVHSGTDLPEAALAAESLGASAFISKDEPIEDLAAALTSLIQDQRVAAREGRVGVPAGQATPAPPDAITRSLTFLTSALPMDMWLFARSYDGVWIVEATSGDPIAAAQMTTSDGWAPGFLSGLVAAGGVRLVEDTVQAVTGTVPESIHQQFIIESFCSVPITVVGDGGTGLLLGVSELPTRFRAGCDQLLRFAGDSIDRELTIQAERELTRRHMDLAKLSARVDALTGLPNARSFASSLEVEEARSRRHDHQTAIAIVDLDDLSVVNDTRGRRVGDQVISRAADVLANAIRTSDLAFRISGDRFGILAPRCGPEFVDVLRARLTSSLARQTIAASVGVASQATAGSPLIDVLDAATAQMIDDKRCKPV